The following coding sequences lie in one Pseudoxanthomonas sp. SE1 genomic window:
- a CDS encoding acetyl-CoA hydrolase/transferase C-terminal domain-containing protein: protein MTQHLTTLDEAVDLILSRTPGPLRMGAPLGIGKPHRLLNALYARIARDPARPWSLYTALSLDPPAGGKGLEGRFVGPFAARHFGGDFPRLDYVQAMKRDALPPNIEVEEFYMQGGALLRSSTAQRHYASLNYTHVARALADRALNVIVQKVAREPDGTRLSMSCNNDLTQDTVDAVMARGLPRPLLVAEVDPLLPWIGGTAAVDEDYFDIVVTPPGPYPMLFGLPRQPVSDADYAIGLYASTLVRDGGTLQIGIGALADALSHALVLRHTDNATYRRVLAALDPELERHPAVLASGGLEPFAIGLYGCSEMVNEGFKRLVETGVIRRKVVDDEALMRRIADGTANLGDHARLERDGEYLHGAFYLGSPAFYDWLRELSDDQRRAIGMRRISMINELQRDHEALARLQRRDARFFNSCMMATVLGAAVSDGLDDGRVVSGVGGQYNFVDMSNALDGARSVLMFRAVRDDAGKAASNVRWNYGHTTIPRHLRDLYVNEYGIADLRGKNDEDCIIAMGGITDTRFQQPLMEQAQRAGKLRTGFHPPAHWIDNTPVHLSARLRAFRHDGTLPDYPLGSDFTGVEQRIVKALGWLKTNTATPWKKIGTVLRALGVQPDDAEAMVRMDLAAPGNLGERLEAKLLALGLRETG from the coding sequence ATGACACAGCACCTCACTACGCTCGACGAAGCCGTCGACCTGATCCTGTCCCGGACGCCGGGCCCGCTGCGCATGGGGGCCCCCCTGGGGATCGGCAAGCCGCACCGCCTGTTGAATGCCCTGTACGCGCGCATCGCACGTGACCCGGCACGTCCGTGGTCGCTGTACACCGCGCTGTCACTGGACCCGCCCGCTGGCGGCAAGGGCCTGGAGGGCCGGTTCGTGGGGCCGTTCGCCGCGCGTCATTTCGGCGGGGACTTCCCGCGCCTGGACTACGTGCAGGCGATGAAGCGCGATGCGCTGCCGCCGAACATCGAGGTGGAAGAGTTCTACATGCAGGGCGGCGCGCTGCTGCGTTCGAGCACCGCGCAACGCCATTACGCCAGCCTCAACTACACGCACGTCGCACGCGCCCTAGCCGACCGCGCGCTCAACGTGATCGTGCAGAAGGTCGCGCGCGAACCCGACGGCACGCGACTGTCGATGTCGTGCAACAACGACCTGACCCAGGACACCGTGGATGCCGTCATGGCGCGCGGTCTGCCGCGCCCGCTGCTGGTGGCCGAAGTGGATCCGCTGTTGCCCTGGATCGGCGGAACGGCGGCGGTGGACGAAGACTACTTCGACATCGTGGTCACTCCACCGGGGCCCTATCCGATGCTGTTCGGCCTGCCGCGCCAGCCGGTGTCGGATGCGGACTACGCCATCGGCCTGTATGCCAGCACGCTGGTGCGCGACGGCGGCACGCTGCAGATCGGCATCGGCGCGCTGGCCGACGCACTGAGCCATGCCCTGGTGCTGCGCCACACCGACAACGCCACGTACCGGCGTGTGCTGGCGGCCCTGGATCCGGAACTGGAACGGCACCCCGCCGTCCTCGCCAGCGGAGGACTCGAGCCTTTCGCCATCGGCCTGTACGGCTGCAGCGAGATGGTCAACGAAGGCTTCAAGCGGCTGGTGGAAACCGGCGTGATCCGGCGCAAGGTGGTGGATGACGAGGCGCTGATGCGGCGCATCGCTGACGGCACCGCCAACCTCGGCGACCACGCGCGGCTGGAACGCGATGGCGAATATCTGCACGGCGCGTTCTACCTCGGCTCGCCCGCGTTCTACGACTGGTTGCGCGAACTGTCGGACGACCAGCGCCGCGCTATCGGCATGCGCCGGATTAGCATGATCAACGAACTGCAGCGGGACCATGAGGCGTTGGCGCGGCTCCAGCGGCGGGACGCGCGCTTCTTCAACTCCTGCATGATGGCCACGGTATTGGGCGCGGCCGTCTCCGACGGTCTCGACGACGGGCGCGTGGTGTCCGGCGTAGGCGGGCAGTACAACTTCGTCGACATGTCGAATGCGCTGGACGGCGCACGCAGCGTGCTGATGTTTCGCGCCGTGCGCGACGATGCAGGCAAGGCCGCCTCCAACGTGCGCTGGAACTACGGCCACACCACCATCCCCCGCCACCTGCGCGACCTGTACGTCAACGAGTACGGCATCGCCGACCTGCGCGGCAAGAACGATGAGGACTGCATCATCGCCATGGGCGGCATCACCGACACGCGTTTCCAGCAGCCACTGATGGAACAGGCGCAGCGCGCGGGCAAGCTGCGCACCGGCTTCCACCCGCCTGCGCACTGGATCGACAACACGCCGGTGCACCTGTCGGCGCGCCTGCGCGCATTCCGCCACGACGGCACGCTGCCGGACTATCCGCTGGGCAGCGACTTCACCGGGGTGGAGCAGCGGATCGTCAAGGCGCTGGGATGGCTGAAGACGAATACCGCCACGCCATGGAAGAAGATCGGCACCGTGCTGCGTGCGCTGGGCGTGCAGCCGGACGATGCCGAGGCGATGGTGCGCATGGATCTCGCCGCGCCGGGCAACCTGGGCGAACGCCTGGAAGCGAAGCTGCTGGCG
- a CDS encoding flavin reductase family protein, whose protein sequence is MTRQKHWKDLPVDQVRRYLEPGPVVLLSTAHKSERAIMTLGWHMMLGYDLVGTYIWDANRSHALARASRECVINLPTEDLLDTVVRIGNCSSAEQDKFDRFGLTALPSRKVDAPRIAECHAQFECRLHETRITADYPLFVWRVVHARVAPSPRVPRTVHYRGEGRFMVSGREVSRRRRFRPDMLEQ, encoded by the coding sequence ATGACCAGACAGAAGCACTGGAAGGACCTGCCGGTGGACCAGGTGCGGCGCTACCTGGAACCCGGTCCCGTCGTGCTGCTCAGCACGGCGCACAAGAGCGAACGCGCCATCATGACGCTGGGCTGGCACATGATGCTGGGCTACGACCTGGTGGGCACCTACATCTGGGATGCCAACCGCAGCCACGCGCTGGCACGCGCCAGCCGCGAGTGCGTGATCAACCTGCCGACCGAAGACCTGCTGGACACCGTCGTGCGCATCGGCAACTGCAGCAGCGCCGAGCAGGACAAGTTCGACCGCTTCGGCCTGACCGCCCTGCCCTCGCGCAAGGTGGATGCGCCACGGATCGCCGAATGCCACGCGCAGTTCGAATGCCGACTGCACGAGACCCGGATCACCGCCGACTATCCGCTGTTCGTGTGGCGCGTGGTGCATGCGCGTGTCGCCCCCTCGCCGCGCGTCCCCCGCACCGTGCACTACCGTGGCGAAGGCCGTTTCATGGTGTCCGGCCGCGAGGTGTCTCGGCGACGCCGGTTCCGTCCGGACATGCTGGAGCAATGA